The DNA window ATTACTTTCTACTCTCAATTGtcatatgaaatgaaacattctGTTAACTCCAAGACTCATAAAAATGGATTCTTGCAAAATATGAAAGGGAAATTTATAGTTATTTAAAATGGCAGCTAATATAGATGAAGCATGAAGCATGAGCAGGGGATGACCGAATGATTATTACATCATTCCTCAGTGTTCGGAGAAGAAGGTGGGAGTTGGCCTCATGTCTGCTTACCTCTTACCTTAGCAGTTATTTATCTATTCAAACCCCCCTCTTCGAAGTCCATTGCCTTCATAGTATGAAAGCTCGACAGTGATTGACAGTTGCCTACCTTGACGCTACTGCTGGGTAATTAGATCTCCCCTCATAGAAGGGAAATGCTCTCGTTTAGAACCCCGTAAGTGAAGGCATTTCCTTTGTGTCTTGTTTTCAGGAGGCAAATCATTTTGCCTTCTCTGGCATCATGGATACCCCTTAAACAGCCTTTTCAAATAGTGCAAGGAGTGCCCATATTCATTGAGATGGGAAATTGTTACAATAATAGAGACTACCAGAAATATTGATTTAGTAAAGCTTCATGAAGATTTGGATTACAGAATTTCAATAAATATTAGAGTTGGGTTATGGATCAACAAGATGTATCAGTGATTTTCACCTGTTCAAAAGCACCTTAACTGCTTTAAACTACTCACTGATTCCAGATCGTTTTGCCCTGTAGAACCATAATGCAGCAGTGATAAGACtactgtgagagagactgcaCTCCCCAGCTAAATGAAATCAGGTCCTTCCAGTTTGGTCCTGACTCAGTCTGCCACCTCGGCTCTCGATTCATCATTTTGTAAAAGAGGCGAGTGTGCGCTAAGAATTGGGACAGAGATCATGACTCAGTTCAATTCTGCATGCATCACTCTCAGTTTGGTGGGACCAACAGATGACCAGGAATACTAGGAACACTAAATTTGGCTTTTGTGATTGATTGTAAAtgatgtgcacatgtgcatgtacgaatatttatgtgtgtgtgtgtgtcattgcatGTGCACAATAGCAGGACATGGTAGGATCACAGCCTTCCTGTTCCCTCTTCCCAGGCAGACTCCGCAGCATGACCACTGGCCCAAGGCCGGTTCACTACTTCACGGGGGTCGCCGTTATCGGCCGTCACCGAAAGCTGTGCAGCTGCGCAGCTGCTTCCGCTCATACAGTCACTGTAGTTCAGGAGTAGCGtgaaataaacatgacagaTGAAAGGTGTACCGCAGTAGTGGCTTTGCTCTCCTGTGTCGTGTGGTTCGCTGGGGCAGGGAGGGGCAGCCGTGACTTGCTGGAATTAAGCTGAATATTTGAAATCTGAGGGAGTTTTCATCTGAAAAGGGACATATCAGTCATTCCATTCAACATGAAATTGCATTGATCATGGTTCTTTTCTaactaaagaaagaaagcacTCGAACAGCCATGCAAACATGGAATTGGCTTTTTCTTGCTTCATTTTTTATGAAAGTTTGGTTTTCCTTATTAACGTTTTAAAGAATGTTGGGTATCAGGATAAAAAACCATTGGGCACTGTAGGGTGTTTTCCCTCCATGGTTAAATATGTGCCTGGAATCAATGGATATTCCACTTCAGTTGATTCCGCACTGAAATTGGATCCAGATGTTGGCAGGTGGAGTTGAAGCTGTAACTGATATGATCAGTACTTTGCAACTTTTGCATTCTGGGGTTTATACTAACAAGTCACACCCTGTgataacacacactctgtctctctcatcccgtgtgtatgtgtgcatgtgcgtgcatgctcgCACAGATAGGGAATCCTCGTGTTGATCTGACGCTGTCCGAGCTACAGGAGATGGCCATGcgccagcagcagcagatcGAAGCTCAGCAACAGATGCTTGTGGCCAAGgtgaagccccgccccctcctccaccctcagctGCCTCTCCAAACTCACACACGCCTGCACGCTTCCAAATGGAAACTGTCATACTTCACTAGCTTTACGTTTTTGTCTGAGCCAGCCTGGACTTACACGATTTCTGAAGCACTAATTTCTCAGGTGACCCATATCAGAATCAGGTTAGTTATGTGTATAAGATGCTAGGGTTAGCTCAGACAGACAAGCACATGTTGACAGCAAACACCAGCCTTAGATCAGAATGTTGTCTTTACTCTCTTTGCCATGAATAATAGAATGGAGTTTTGTCCAGTATAAGCAGTGTTGGGAGTGAGGAAGGGGATTTTGTTTTGAAGAGAGTGCACACTGGGAGTGCCAGAGTTTTCTTTCCCCTCACGTCACCCCATTCATTCAGCGGTGTTGACGTCGTGTTACAAGCTCACACTGGCGTCATTGCTGATACGGAGGCACGGtcagtgtgtgatgttatagATATGGGCCTTAAGTTTGTGCATAAGGGGACTGAGCTTGTGTTGCTAGGGACACAGGGCATTATCCCTCAAACAACAACAGGAAGGGACTTCTTGGACACAGGAAATGAGATCAGCATGGAGCTGCAGCTGCCAGGAAGAGGGTGGCTGCTCatggaattgtgtgtgtgtgtgtgtgtgtgtgtgtgtgtgtgcgtgcgtgtgtgtgtgtatgcgtgcgtatgtgtgtgtgtgtgtgtgtttggggggaggagcaGGTCATATGAGCTTTAATTCAGTATTCAGCTCCCTCAAACTACACTAGTTACTAGGGTTAGGCTTAGAAAGAGTCAGTACCTTATGAAAAAAGGATGCAGATGAAAAACCGTCACATCAAATCTGATGCAGCTTAGTGTACAAATGAACATGTGCATGGATTAAACCACTGCAGCATCCCTTCATTTTCCCTTTTGTAAGGTAAATGCAtgcatttatatgcatttattttcagttatgcATATTTTGGATGTAATTATTTGTATTGTACAACAGGGGTGTGGTTCTAGAAGGTTGTCAACTCATTTTCCACTTATAGCAGTTTGTTTTCATATGGGCGGATTAGTGCctgtgtgatttgtgttttcTGAACAGATTGCAGTGGTGAGGAATTAGGTGATATTGGTGAAAAAAATAaacgaacccccccccccaaaaaacccttattttttcatttatccaGTGCTGCATTTAGTTGAGTCAATACTCGTAACCCTCACTTTGTCTTTTCGCGTTAGAGTACTTTGTGTTCTGCCCATTATAGTCAGCACATATGCTTCCCTCtttctgagtctctctctctctctttccatcatTTGGCTCAATAATTTTTTTCAGATTAATTTGCTGTACAATTGCTGGGTTACAGATTCAGGAGTTAAGAGCACCACCATGCATAGTTACTTTAACTGAAGGAAAACTAGCATCTGGAACTCTTCTCGTCTGTTTGGTCTGGCTTGTGTTGCTCCCTTCTTCTGCTGCTCCCTCTGTGTTATTCCCGTTCCTTTCCTCCCGACAGCTGTCCTCTGTTCGTTCTGAGGTTtgtccagtgctgtgtgtgtgtgtgtgggtgggtgggtgtgtatgcatgaagCGTGTTTTGACAGCTTGTTCTCACACTGTGTCCCAGTTCTCCCTGTCCCAGTCTAATGTTTGCTCTCCCTCTgctactcctcctcctcctcgtacCCCACACCTCCTGCGTCCATGCCTATGTCTCAGGAGCAGCGCCTCCGCTACCTGAAGCAGCAGGATTGTCGTCAGGGGCCAGCCGCATCCGAGTCAGAGAAGCTACAGCACCTCAGGGAGCGCGTGGAGAGCCAAGAGGCCAAGCTGAAGAAGATCCGCGCCATGAGGGGCCAGGTGGACTACAGCAAACTCATCAACGGCAACCTGTGTGCGTATAGGCCAGCCCCGCCCATGACCCACTCACAACCCACCCATGACCCAACTGTGACCCACTCACGGCCCTCATGTGACCCCCCTGTGACCCCCTGCTGCCTACTGTTACCCAAGCAGTGTACAAACATCGCATCTGGGTTGTGGTATTGATCGAGTAGTGGCGGTTTATGCCATTCTGCTAGTGGGCTATCAAGTTTGAACTGGTCAAGAGATACTTTGGCTAGTTTCATACATGTGTTTGAGTGCTTGACACTGGGATGTTTGGAAGGATGTACACGTCAGTAAGGTGACCAAAGATAtggcagtgtttacagtgtgcaCTGGGAACTCTCTCACACCGGGTGGGGGTTCTGTCGCCTCCATGTGATTTTTGGTCATggagctcacaaacacacacacacacacgcacacacacagagcatctgttctgctgtgggtgtgtcagAGGCCTGGGATGGTTTTGGGCTTCCATATCTTGTGGGAGGATCACAAGAATTTCAGTGCGATCCTGCTAGTACATATTGCTCTGCTGTTGGTCGGTCACATGACATGTTTAGTGTGTGGGTGGACATGTGTCATCAAGATCATTTTACTGGACACTGAACTCccttttcatacacacacacacacacacacacacacacacacacacacacacacacacaaagatttcCTTTTCATTCGTCAGTTATAAGTGAGAACTCAGTGCGTGCACTTCTTACACATGACACAGATTCACTCAGTGATACTGacagtgtacacacactgaGTGCCTAACTGgaccgtgtgtctgtgtgtgtgtgtgtgtgtgtgtgtgtgtgtacatgcagcaGCAGAGATTGAGCATGTGACTAGCCTGTTCCAGGAGAAGCAGGCAGAGCTACAGAAGGCTGTGCTGAAGGTGGACCAGCTCACTCAGCAGCTGGATGACCTACGGCAGGGACGCCTGCAGCCTTTGGGGGCGCCACTGAGTGGAACCACTGCTCTTGAACTGCGAAAGCTTTACCAGGAACTGCAGgtacagtgaacacacacacatacacacagtattagAGTATTAGCAAGGGATAACTTAAAATATGTAGATTTACTATGTAAGACTGTGTTGTAATGTGGGTTTTGTAAGTGTTATTGCCGCAGCATGTACATAGGTGTTTGTGTTGATTTCATGCGCTTCTGTTTGCTTATATCAAAGCCACAGGTCTTTCATGGACTAATAAGATTTCTTTCTGATGtgatgacttttattttgtagagaCAGATAAcagaaatgctattttaaaaaacGTAATTTTATCAGAACAGAACAGATTTCACAGCAGCCTGAGGGAACATATGACACGTTAcgtttccattttttattttagtttatgcACCAGTTTATGCCTGAATCTCATTTATGATTCAGTTTGTACTCCGAAGACACCTCATATAAAAGAGCACAACAGTGCCTGGAGTTGCATTAATAAACATACTCGAGACTGATTTTTAAGAGAATGCCAAGAGCAGATCTGCTAACACAGGGTTGGACAGACAGATGCAACTGCATCACAAGtggtatgtaagtgtgtgtgcatgcgtgcatgtgtgtgtttatgacttATGTTCATTCGAACTCTCAGATCCGGAACAAGCTCAATCAGGAACAGAACAGTAAGCTGCAGCAACACAAAGACTTGCTGAATAAACGCAACCTGGAGGTGACAATGATGGACAAACGTATCGAGGACCTGAGAGAGCGACTCTACAAGAAGAAAGCTGAGGTTTGTCAGGCAGAGAGCCaccacactgaacaaacacaggaacaatcaCACTGTGTGCATGATTACCTGTTAGCTGTTCGCAACTTAGATTTTGATAGTGGGGGAACAGGCACTATTCCACTTTTCTCACACTTAGAACACAAAGACACCCATACAGAACAATCAGAATAACACACCAGTACAGAACAATCATAATAATGATTTGTTTTAACATGCTTAATATCATGCTAATGACATGCTTTATATTCTATATCAGATGGCAGTTCAAAATAAATTGACTTAACAGTGTAGCTGAGTCTGAAGTTTCACTCTGCAGTCTGCAGCCCAAACAAGTGTAATGTAGCTTACAATGATTTCTGCTGTGTCACCTggtttctcctctcctctcctctcctctcctctcctctcctctcctctcctctcttctcctctcctctcctcttctctcctctcctccacacagtTGAGTCGAATGAGtggtcccccctccccccagcctgCTCCGGTGAGCTCTGGCCGCATCGCGGCTGTGTGCCCATACATCCAGCTCCCTATGGTGGCGAGGAAGGACGGAGGCCACACTTTACCCCCTGACCCCCTCAAGCCCCACCCACTTTCCCCCACAACCAACCATGTCCGATCTAAATCAGGTGAGTCCCCGCCCCTCTGTTCAGTTCTGCTTGCGCCCTTCGCACTTCCTGAATTCACTCTGGAATTCAGATATCAAGCACTGGTCAGGTCCGTAACACTGCTTTCCTGTCAAATATGTACATTTCACGTGAAGGATGCATAAAGCTTGTGCTCCCACAGTTAACATAACAAGGCAACATGAGATCAGGTTCCTCCCACAGTTCTAATATGTGCCTGGTTTACACTGAGGTGATGATATCTATCAGTTCTTAACAGTCTGTCAGTCACTGATAAGGTCCGGCTCTCTGGTCCCTGCAGTGTACACTACAAAGAATTAGTCCACTGACTGTAAAACTACTCATTCTGTTTACTCCCAGTTTCTGTCCCTCCCTTGTCTTATTCCAGTAAGACTCACTCTTTTCTCATTGCAGTTTCTATCTTTGCGAGTTAGGACAGAAAACTACAGAGATCAATTACATCCAAAGGGTTGGGCAATATCTTTGCTCAAATGCGCTCTTGCTGATTTCATGCCGGAATTcatctttttaacattttgttttcccTGCCTTTCTAACGCTCTTTCTTTTGTATTCTGTCTATCATGTCGCCTCTCCTTCTACTCACCGTATCTCGTCTCATCTCGTCCTGCCTGTTGTCTTGTGTGCACGTGGGGCGGGGGCCGTGGCGATCGGGTATGTGCGCACAGAGGACGATGGGCCAAGGAAGACAGCAGGTCCCTGGAAGGTCTCAAACTTAGACATCACAGTGGACCCTGTGGTACCCTCGCCAGAGCCGAGAGAGGGGCCCGGGTCACACTTGGGCTCCGGCTGTGTCTCCTGTGAGTTCTCTGCCACGGTAGCAGGAAAAGAACTGACAAGACAGCTGCTGAAGTTACATAGGCCAGAAATTAGcgcaacacaaaacacagcactgctTATTGTGTATTAATAAGCAATTCATAAATTAAACATCACTCTATTTCTAAGTGTTCtaagaaaaaaaggttatgtATGGTTATTCAGCATCTGAAATATATCAATATCACTGTTAGTGCACACACTGTGATATATACCTTCAGTATACTGTATGTGCCAGGTTGGAAAACATACCACATTCACTTTGCATGATGGTACACATATGTAACCAGGAGAATTTACAGGAGTCAGAAAGGAAAGTTTTGCCTTCCTTTCCTTTTCCCTGATGCACTCGAGGTTGTGTTGGGCTGTTTGCTCACACAGGCAGAAGTGCACTTATACAATCTTGTATtcagcagagaaaaacacaaggaGCATGGGGTTGTTGTGTAACTCAGATACCAAGTAAACAGCTCTAACTGCAGTTCAAAACGTTTCGGAATTCAATGACGAAGACGCTGCAGCCGTAATgtcactttattttttatgggCCTCCATGATAAAATCGTTAACTGGTCCGGAGAAAATGACATCACTGTATTAAGCCTACCTACAGCACATAGACAGCCACAGCGCATACGCGTAGAGACCCCACATATCGGCTCAACCGTTTGAAGCACAAAGATGCTTTCAGCAATGTCAGAATCCCAGTGCAACTCACTTTTCTGTTCAACGTGCAGCTTGGCACTGGCGGATGTGTCTCGCTCCTTGATTCTGAGAGGCATTAGGAAAAGGTTTGAGGGAAGGTACCCAAGTAGCGCCTCACTAACCTGTGAGAGGCGCATCCGAGTAGAAGCCAGGCCCAAAATACCTGTCTGTGACCTGATGCGGCGGTCATACTCTCAGAGTCCACGATGAAGTGGCCGGGGAGAAAGGGAAAGCAGTAGGTTTGTGTATGCTTCTATGCCTTATTCAGTCCCTGTCTTGCCGCTGTGTCTACAGCGAACGATGCCAGCTGGGTCTTTTTCGCTAAGAACATGGCCTCTTCAAAAGCCCCAGACTGGAAGAACTCCAGCCATGAGCCGGGCAAGATGGCCGTCGGTGAAAAGGTGAgatgctgctctgtgctctgagtCCACATcactgccacacacatacaactttTTTGAATTACGTTAACTTATTTTTTATCCTTACTTACCTGGCTGTGTTCCCTGTAGGACTCTACTACTCTGCTGGGGACAGTAACAGGCTTGTCCAAACAGGCTCCGCCCACCTACGGCACCTACCCCAGTGTGGGATACCACTCCAAAGTCTGTTCCACCAGCTCCCTGCCACGCTCAGCCCCGGGAACCCTGGCTCGGCAGAGAGTGCCCCCTAGTTCTGGTTCATCCTCGCAGCAGATCCAGCAGAGAATTACAGTACCCCCAAACGGGTCACCCCTCTTCACCCAGGGCGAGAGGACTGACCCCCCACTGGCTGTGGCCGTGCGCCCCTTCATTTCTGACCGGGGATCACGACCTCATTCCCCTAGGAAAGGCCCTGCCACCATGAACTCCAGCTCCATCTACCACATGTATCTGCAGCAGTCAGTAGCCAAGAATTATCCCAGTAGCAGCACCAGAGCTACAGTTAAAGCAGGTAACTATGGCAACAACATGCAGAGAGGATTAACACTGATGGTGCCAGTGAGTACGTACGGATTAAtttttcctccttcttcctACCTCCAGTGTATGGAAAGCCGCTGTTGCCAAGCTCTGCCTCACCCTCCCCAGTGCCCTTCCAGCATCAGGCCACGAGAGATGAGACGGACAGGGAGACAGATCCAGAGAgcgcacccctccccccacccagtGTGGAGCACATTCCCCGCCCCCTCAGCCCGACCAAGCTCACCCCGGTGGCCCACTCGCCCCTGCGCTACCAGAGTGATGCTGACCTGGAGGTGCTGAGGAGGAAGCTGGCCAATGCCCCCAGGCCCTTGAAAAAGCGCAGTTCCATCACAGAGCCTGAGGGCCCGAGTGGGCCCAACATCCAGAAGCTCCTGTACCAGCGCTTCAACACGCTGGCTGGTGGCATGGAGAGCGGTGTGGCTGGAATGCCCTTCTATCAGCCTGACGTCCCTCTCGGCTACGTCTCGGGCCTGGGTGAAGCTAATGCTGTGGTGGAATCAGCCACTTCCTCATCAGACCCGTCCGTTCCAGAGCCTGACCCTGCCTCCTCGTCACCCACATCCGAGGCCAACAAGGACGGGCCAGACCAGCCAGCCGATCCCACGGAAGCGCCTCCACTTCCAGACACCTCAGGCTCTGCCCCTAAACACACCGCCCAAGACAGTCACAACAGTGACTCTGAAGGCACCAACACAGAGCCCAGCCCAGTGCCTGAGGTCTGTTCCCCAGCAGAGCAAGAGGTCACAGAACAGCCTGCCAGGGGCCCCTCAGTGAGTGTGTACCCAGCTGTACAACCCACCAGCTAGATTAACCGCCCTCGCTTTGATGATACAGTTTAATCTCAATCTCATTTTTGTAGTCTGTTTTCAGTCACCTTTATTTATACATGTCTTGGTGAGATACTGATCTCATTATTGGTGAGATTACAATCTTATGTTGTAGGAGTTAATCACAAGGGTCAACATGTATGATGTGGTGACCTTGACAACTGTCTCTCTGTAATTCCAGGTGAAGCGGACCAACCTGAAGAAGGCTGGCTCTGAGCGGATAGGTCACAGCCTCAGGGTTAAGTTCAACCCACTGGCGCTGCTCCTGGATGCCTCCCTGGAGGGCGAGTTTGACCTGGTGCAGAGGATCATATATGAGGTACTGTGAGGTCCACCACCTCCACTGTAAAGATGAATCAGAGTTGAATGAGATGAATCAGAGTTTATTGAGATGAATCAGAGTTGTCCACAAGCACCTTTGCTTTAAACAGTACTTAACTTCTGTAAGGTGTCTATGAGGGtgcacatttaaattacataattCTGGGTGTTTAAAGGCCCAAACCACAACTTTTGAGGGCATCCATGGTTCTAGTGTTAGATTTGCTAACTTAAAGATTTGAAAGTCAATTTAAAGCactttaaaagtaaatgtacgtgtgcattttatgttaatcaaaaaatcaaaatatttctcaaaacaaggaaaaacagaagCTGACACAGCTGCATCTGTATGAACATTTCCTCAGGTGGAGAACCCCAGTACTCCTAATGATGAAGGCATCACTCCCCTCCACAATGCCGTGTGTGCTGGTCACCATCACATAGTAAAGTTCCTGCTGGACTTTGGAGTCAATGTCAATGCAGCAGACAGTGACGGATGGTGAGAATCACACCAGGCACATTTTAACCTCCTTGACTAGCATGATCACTGCTTTTGGTAGCATTGCTTAAAAAGCTGTTAATGTGTCAGCTATAAGTAGTGTGTTTTACGAACACTGCTTGGGTGAGCAGTCTTAGTTAACAACATCAGTGTCATAACAACAGATGAGGTGTGGTTAATATTTAGCTAAAGAAACTTAACCACTGGCAGATCGAAGGCGAGCCCAGAGtaaatatgtctgtgtgtgtctgtgtgtatatgtgtgcatgcgtccatgtctgtgtgtgtgtgcatgcgtgtgtctgtgcatgtgtgtgtgctcgtgtgtgtgtgcgcgtgtgtctgtgtgcacacgcacgtgtgtatgtgtgtgtgtcgagcAGGACACCTCTACACTGCGCAGCCTCCTGCAACAGTGTCCACCTCTGCAAGCTGCTGGTGGAGTCCGGGGCGGCCATCTTTGCCACCACCATCAGTGACGTGGAGACGGCAGCAGACAAGTGTGAGGAGATGGAAGAAGGCTACATCCAGTGCTCCCAGTTCCTCTACGGTGAGGCACATACTGGGACAGGAAACAGAGATGAAAAAGAGCTTTTAGCTTCGTCACAATCTGTTGTCCTTGTGAAGCAAACATGTCAGTTAATCAGTACAGGCTTGTAAGTTATTAATAGTCAGTGTTTGTATTGGGTGGAAATGTGCATGTGAACATTTTCATACCTCCTGACACATCATATGCCCCTGCACCTTCTGCTTCTCTTCCCTTGCCCCGCTCAGGTGTGCAGGAGAAGCTGGGCGTAATGAATAAGGG is part of the Electrophorus electricus isolate fEleEle1 chromosome 13, fEleEle1.pri, whole genome shotgun sequence genome and encodes:
- the ppp1r13ba gene encoding protein phosphatase 1, regulatory subunit 13Ba isoform X7, yielding MEWNHVEAVQEFTAEGQCSKIKVRSCRITWDSHQIGNPRVDLTLSELQEMAMRQQQQIEAQQQMLVAKLSSVRSEEQRLRYLKQQDCRQGPAASESEKLQHLRERVESQEAKLKKIRAMRGQVDYSKLINGNLSAEIEHVTSLFQEKQAELQKAVLKVDQLTQQLDDLRQGRLQPLGAPLSGTTALELRKLYQELQIRNKLNQEQNSKLQQHKDLLNKRNLEVTMMDKRIEDLRERLYKKKAELSRMSGPPSPQPAPVSSGRIAAVCPYIQLPMVARKDGGHTLPPDPLKPHPLSPTTNHVRSKSEDDGPRKTAGPWKVSNLDITVDPVVPSPEPREGPGSHLGSGCVSSNDASWVFFAKNMASSKAPDWKNSSHEPGKMAVGEKDSTTLLGTVTGLSKQAPPTYGTYPSVGYHSKVCSTSSLPRSAPGTLARQRVPPSSGSSSQQIQQRITVPPNGSPLFTQGERTDPPLAVAVRPFISDRGSRPHSPRKGPATMNSSSIYHMYLQQSVAKNYPSSSTRATVKAVYGKPLLPSSASPSPVPFQHQATRDETDRETDPESAPLPPPSVEHIPRPLSPTKLTPVAHSPLRYQSDADLEVLRRKLANAPRPLKKRSSITEPEGPSGPNIQKLLYQRFNTLAGGMESGVAGMPFYQPDVPLGYVSGLGEANAVVESATSSSDPSVPEPDPASSSPTSEANKDGPDQPADPTEAPPLPDTSGSAPKHTAQDSHNSDSEGTNTEPSPVPEVCSPAEQEVTEQPARGPSVKRTNLKKAGSERIGHSLRVKFNPLALLLDASLEGEFDLVQRIIYEVENPSTPNDEGITPLHNAVCAGHHHIVKFLLDFGVNVNAADSDGWTPLHCAASCNSVHLCKLLVESGAAIFATTISDVETAADKCEEMEEGYIQCSQFLYGVQEKLGVMNKGAVYALWDYDAQSADELSFCEGDALTVLRRRDDSETEWWWARLNDQEGYVPRNLLGLYPRIKPRQRSLA
- the ppp1r13ba gene encoding protein phosphatase 1, regulatory subunit 13Ba isoform X5, translated to MMPMIIPVFLSANEQVLTEVPITPETLCKDVVELCKEPSESGCHVVEVWRGNERVIPSDHLMLEHLQKWGQRRQEVKFYLRHEDPAAESSEQGGQLSDQASRKGRGLVDKPCENAIGNPRVDLTLSELQEMAMRQQQQIEAQQQMLVAKLSSVRSEEQRLRYLKQQDCRQGPAASESEKLQHLRERVESQEAKLKKIRAMRGQVDYSKLINGNLSAEIEHVTSLFQEKQAELQKAVLKVDQLTQQLDDLRQGRLQPLGAPLSGTTALELRKLYQELQIRNKLNQEQNSKLQQHKDLLNKRNLEVTMMDKRIEDLRERLYKKKAELSRMSGPPSPQPAPVSSGRIAAVCPYIQLPMVARKDGGHTLPPDPLKPHPLSPTTNHVRSKSEDDGPRKTAGPWKVSNLDITVDPVVPSPEPREGPGSHLGSGCVSSNDASWVFFAKNMASSKAPDWKNSSHEPGKMAVGEKDSTTLLGTVTGLSKQAPPTYGTYPSVGYHSKVCSTSSLPRSAPGTLARQRVPPSSGSSSQQIQQRITVPPNGSPLFTQGERTDPPLAVAVRPFISDRGSRPHSPRKGPATMNSSSIYHMYLQQSVAKNYPSSSTRATVKAVYGKPLLPSSASPSPVPFQHQATRDETDRETDPESAPLPPPSVEHIPRPLSPTKLTPVAHSPLRYQSDADLEVLRRKLANAPRPLKKRSSITEPEGPSGPNIQKLLYQRFNTLAGGMESGVAGMPFYQPDVPLGYVSGLGEANAVVESATSSSDPSVPEPDPASSSPTSEANKDGPDQPADPTEAPPLPDTSGSAPKHTAQDSHNSDSEGTNTEPSPVPEVCSPAEQEVTEQPARGPSVKRTNLKKAGSERIGHSLRVKFNPLALLLDASLEGEFDLVQRIIYEVENPSTPNDEGITPLHNAVCAGHHHIVKFLLDFGVNVNAADSDGWTPLHCAASCNSVHLCKLLVESGAAIFATTISDVETAADKCEEMEEGYIQCSQFLYGVQEKLGVMNKGAVYALWDYDAQSADELSFCEGDALTVLRRRDDSETEWWWARLNDQEGYVPRNLLGLYPRIKPRQRSLA
- the ppp1r13ba gene encoding protein phosphatase 1, regulatory subunit 13Ba isoform X2; its protein translation is MKRFVRMVLRGLVNISKAGPWLRKTARTPGREDRKAKTVPQLVKMIIPVFLSANEQVLTEVPITPETLCKDVVELCKEPSESGCHVVEVWRGNERVIPSDHLMLEHLQKWGQRRQEVKFYLRHEDPAAESSEQGGQLSDQASRKGRGLVDKPCENAIGNPRVDLTLSELQEMAMRQQQQIEAQQQMLVAKLSSVRSEEQRLRYLKQQDCRQGPAASESEKLQHLRERVESQEAKLKKIRAMRGQVDYSKLINGNLSEIEHVTSLFQEKQAELQKAVLKVDQLTQQLDDLRQGRLQPLGAPLSGTTALELRKLYQELQIRNKLNQEQNSKLQQHKDLLNKRNLEVTMMDKRIEDLRERLYKKKAELSRMSGPPSPQPAPVSSGRIAAVCPYIQLPMVARKDGGHTLPPDPLKPHPLSPTTNHVRSKSEDDGPRKTAGPWKVSNLDITVDPVVPSPEPREGPGSHLGSGCVSSNDASWVFFAKNMASSKAPDWKNSSHEPGKMAVGEKDSTTLLGTVTGLSKQAPPTYGTYPSVGYHSKVCSTSSLPRSAPGTLARQRVPPSSGSSSQQIQQRITVPPNGSPLFTQGERTDPPLAVAVRPFISDRGSRPHSPRKGPATMNSSSIYHMYLQQSVAKNYPSSSTRATVKAVYGKPLLPSSASPSPVPFQHQATRDETDRETDPESAPLPPPSVEHIPRPLSPTKLTPVAHSPLRYQSDADLEVLRRKLANAPRPLKKRSSITEPEGPSGPNIQKLLYQRFNTLAGGMESGVAGMPFYQPDVPLGYVSGLGEANAVVESATSSSDPSVPEPDPASSSPTSEANKDGPDQPADPTEAPPLPDTSGSAPKHTAQDSHNSDSEGTNTEPSPVPEVCSPAEQEVTEQPARGPSVKRTNLKKAGSERIGHSLRVKFNPLALLLDASLEGEFDLVQRIIYEVENPSTPNDEGITPLHNAVCAGHHHIVKFLLDFGVNVNAADSDGWTPLHCAASCNSVHLCKLLVESGAAIFATTISDVETAADKCEEMEEGYIQCSQFLYGVQEKLGVMNKGAVYALWDYDAQSADELSFCEGDALTVLRRRDDSETEWWWARLNDQEGYVPRNLLGLYPRIKPRQRSLA
- the ppp1r13ba gene encoding protein phosphatase 1, regulatory subunit 13Ba isoform X1 gives rise to the protein MKRFVRMVLRGLVNISKAGPWLRKTARTPGREDRKAKTVPQLVKMIIPVFLSANEQVLTEVPITPETLCKDVVELCKEPSESGCHVVEVWRGNERVIPSDHLMLEHLQKWGQRRQEVKFYLRHEDPAAESSEQGGQLSDQASRKGRGLVDKPCENAIGNPRVDLTLSELQEMAMRQQQQIEAQQQMLVAKLSSVRSEEQRLRYLKQQDCRQGPAASESEKLQHLRERVESQEAKLKKIRAMRGQVDYSKLINGNLSAEIEHVTSLFQEKQAELQKAVLKVDQLTQQLDDLRQGRLQPLGAPLSGTTALELRKLYQELQIRNKLNQEQNSKLQQHKDLLNKRNLEVTMMDKRIEDLRERLYKKKAELSRMSGPPSPQPAPVSSGRIAAVCPYIQLPMVARKDGGHTLPPDPLKPHPLSPTTNHVRSKSEDDGPRKTAGPWKVSNLDITVDPVVPSPEPREGPGSHLGSGCVSSNDASWVFFAKNMASSKAPDWKNSSHEPGKMAVGEKDSTTLLGTVTGLSKQAPPTYGTYPSVGYHSKVCSTSSLPRSAPGTLARQRVPPSSGSSSQQIQQRITVPPNGSPLFTQGERTDPPLAVAVRPFISDRGSRPHSPRKGPATMNSSSIYHMYLQQSVAKNYPSSSTRATVKAVYGKPLLPSSASPSPVPFQHQATRDETDRETDPESAPLPPPSVEHIPRPLSPTKLTPVAHSPLRYQSDADLEVLRRKLANAPRPLKKRSSITEPEGPSGPNIQKLLYQRFNTLAGGMESGVAGMPFYQPDVPLGYVSGLGEANAVVESATSSSDPSVPEPDPASSSPTSEANKDGPDQPADPTEAPPLPDTSGSAPKHTAQDSHNSDSEGTNTEPSPVPEVCSPAEQEVTEQPARGPSVKRTNLKKAGSERIGHSLRVKFNPLALLLDASLEGEFDLVQRIIYEVENPSTPNDEGITPLHNAVCAGHHHIVKFLLDFGVNVNAADSDGWTPLHCAASCNSVHLCKLLVESGAAIFATTISDVETAADKCEEMEEGYIQCSQFLYGVQEKLGVMNKGAVYALWDYDAQSADELSFCEGDALTVLRRRDDSETEWWWARLNDQEGYVPRNLLGLYPRIKPRQRSLA